CTTCACCGTCTGCACCCACCGGGTATTGATGATAAGTGAGCGGACGCATGAAATGTTATATCTGCCGGAATTATCAGTTGACCCTGTCAACCACTTTACCGATCGGCAACCATGTGGTGACTCAAAATTCCCACCGTTATAACATTGTCCTATACTAACTTATAACCTCTCCCCTCACAGAGAATCTCGATTGTGTCGCCCTTCTTAAGTTTGTACGGATTTTGCTGCGGGACGAGTTCGACCGGATAGCCGAGAACCGTCTTGAAGTCATCGGTCTGCTTTTTGCCGACTTGCAGGATCGCTTTAACGTGCTTTGCGTAGCGCTCCTTCGCGTCCTTTTCCAGTTCCCCCGTTTTACGCCGTTCTTCAAGCGTATCGGGCAGGCCGTCTTCCTTTAGGTAAGCATTGAATTCTTCCGCTTTCAAGGCGATTTCTCGTGTCTTAGTTGAAAGTCCGATAACGTAGGTGCCCGCCGCAGCGGTTGTGAGGTTCATGAACGCCGTGGTTTCATTCTTCGTAAAATCTTTTTCTAGTGGATGAACCCTTTTGCCATCCGAAATCACACTCACATCGTTCAACCGGGCGAAGGACACCGCTCCCTCGCTAGCCTGAAATGTTCCGTTCATTATCTGGACCGTAAACTTTGAGTTAGGCTCCAGAAAATAGCTATCGGTTTTGAGAAACAGATCGTGCGCAAAAACCGACGCGACCAGCGATAGCAATAAAATAAACCCTAATATCGTTCGTTTTTTCATTTCGATTTTCCTCTTTACTTGATTTCAAAAGTCAGCGTCGCCCATTTCGATTCGTAATTCAGTTTTGAGTCGTCGATCTTTACCATATTGATAAACTTGGCGTACCATTTGCCCGCGCCGGTGAGTTTGACTTTGAGCATGCCGTCCTTGTCGGTGCGGGCACTGGTTTCGCCCAGCATTTTGCCCACGGCCTCATAGCCGGTTGTGACGATCTGGCCCGCGAGCGGTTTGCCGTCCTTGAGACATAAGATATCGAGCGAGGCTCCCTTTTTTAGTTTGTAGGGATCTTGCTGGGGCACCATCTCGACGGCGTATCCGAGAACAGTCTTGTAGCTATCAGTCGTTTTATTCCCCGCCTGAAAGATCGCTTTGACATATTTCGAGTAACGATACTTTGCGTCCTTATCGAGCTCGCCGTCACGCGTTCGGTTCTCCAAAATATCCGGGATGCCTTCGGCCGGGAGGTATTTGTTAAACTCGGCCGCCGGAAGAGCGCTTTCACGCCATATCGTCGATAGACCGGCAATGTAATTACCGGCCTCTTTCGGAGTGACGTAAAAAAAGCCGTGGTTTCGTTTTTTGTCAGGTCCGCCTCAACCGGATGCGTTCTCGAGCCGGACGGCGAAACCACACTCACATCGGTCAAGCGAGCAAACGATACCGCTCCCTCGCTTTTCTGAAACGTGCCATTCATCACGCTGATCGAAATCTTCTGGTTGACCTTAACGAAATAGCTGTCGAGCTTCAAAAACAGGTCGTTCGCGAAAGCGGGTAGGGCGAGCAGTGCGAAAAGCAGCAGTGCGGTAATAGTCTTTTTCATTGTAGTCTCCTGTTTATTTCTTTCGTACTTTTGTGCAACCGAACTGTTCCGAACAGCGTATTGAACGAATTCGTTTCTCTAATGCCGGCGAAGCCTGCCGTTTCCAACAAATCCGGCAACAGCCCGCCAAAGCTGTCGGCAGTCGTTTCAAAGCCGTCGAGAAACTGAATGAAACGAGAAGAAATCTTCATAGCCGCATTTGCCGGCAAGCCCCAATCGGCGACGTGAAATTCGCCGTTCGGTTTAAGGATCCGGGATACTTCACCCAAAGTCTTGACTTTATTTTCTCGCGACAGGTGGTGAAAGAATAAACTCGAAATTACCTTGTCAAAAGATTCATTTGCGTACGGCAGGTCGAATGACATGCCCTCGTCAAACCGGATCTCGACACCAGCAGATCTTGCTTTCGTTTTCGCTATGGCCAAAATTTTTTCATCGCCATCAATCCCGACAACTTCGGCCCGCGGCTGATCTTGTTTCAATAGGATCGTGAGCGTCGCGGTGCCGCAAGCAAGATCGAGGACACGATGACTGGCTTCGATGCTGGCTTGTTCTACTAAAGCCCTTTTGAAAACCTCGTCCCGTGTGGTAAAACGCACAACTGTGTCGTAGAACGGCGTTAGCCAGTCGTAGCTGAGAGCGGGAATGTATTTTTCATTTTTCATCCTGCCTACAATTTCAAATTTCTTAACCGCAGTGCATTGACGATAACCGACACCGAGCTAAAGGTCATCGCGGCGCTTGCGATCATTGGGCTAAGCAAAAGACCGAATATCGGATACAGGACGCCTGCCGCAATCGGTACGCCAATCAGATTGTAAATAAACGCGAAGAACAAGTTTTGACGTATGTTTTTCATCGTCGCTTCGCTTAGCTTTTTCGCTCGTAGAATGCCGCGCAAGTCGCCTTTCAAAAGCGTTATATCGGCGGATTCCATTGCTACGTCGGTTCCGGTTCCCATCGCGATTCCAACTTCGGCCTGAGCAAGCGCGGGCGCGTCGTTCACGCCGTCGCCGGCCATTGCCACGATTTTTCCCGTCGCCTGCAGCTCTTTGATCTTTTCCGCTTTTTGCTCGGGCAGCACATCGGCAAAAACTTTATCAATACCGAGTTTTTTCGCAACCGCATCCGCCGTAACCGGATTGTCTCCGGTCATCATTACGACTTCGATCTTCTGTCTGTGCAGTTCATCGATTGCCGCTTTAGCTGACTCCTTGATCGTGTCCGCGACGCCAACGAGTCCTGCGGCTTTTCCGTCCACGGCAATAGACATCACCGTTTGCCCCTCGGCCCGAAGCTCGTCCGCTTTTCCATCCGCCGGGAAATTAATGTTGTTCTCCGTCATCAGCTTCGCATTGCCGAGCAGTATCTTTTTCCCGTCGATCGAACCCGTGATCCCTTTACCCGTGAGGGATTCGAAATCTTCCACCTTTGCCAATGCGACACTTTGCTCTTCGGCACCTTTGATAATCGCTTCCGCAAGCGGATGCTCGCTCGACTTCTCGAGACTTGCCGCAAATCGGAGGATCTCGGTCTCGGACAAACCGTTTAACGAAATCACACTCTGAAGCCGTGGCTTGCCTTCGGTCAGCGTGCCGGTCTTATCGACTACGATCGAATTGACCTTCTCCAGGATCTCGAGAGCCTCCGCTTTTTTCACCAGGACTCCGTGCCGTGCGCCGTGCCCCGTGCCGACCATAATTGACATCGGGGTCGCGAGACCAAGGGCGCATGGACAGGCGATGATCAAAACCGAAACCGCCGCGACCATTGCGGAGGCGAAACTGCCGAAGATCAGCCATACGGCGAACGCGACAATCGCCACGAGAATAACCGCTGGAACAAAGTAAGCTGACACGACATCGACGAGACGCTGGATCGGAGCGCGGGAGCGTTGGGCCTCACCCACCATGCGGACGATTTGAGCGAGCAGCGTGTCACTGCCAACCTTCTCGGCCTTCATCAGAAACCCGCGCCTACCGTTGATCGTACCGCCGATGACAGTGTCCCCAGGGGATTTCTCGACCGGTATCGACTCGCCCGTCACCATTGATTCGTCTACCGAAGTGTCCCCTTCCAGTATCGTGCCGTCGGTTGGAATCTTTTCGTTGGCCTTGACTCTCAAACTCGCGCCGATCTGTACATCCTTGAGTGCGATCTCGGCTTCAGTGCCGTCATCGAAAACCGCGATTGCAGTTTCCGGCGCGAGTCCGAGAAGGGCTTTGATCGCGCTTGAGGTTTGGCTTCTGGCTCGAAGCTCAAGAACCTGCCCGAGGAGAACAAGGGTCGTGATCACCGCCGCCGCTTCGAAATAAGCCGCAATCAATCCGGTATGTACATTCTTGATCGATTCAGGGAATACGTTCGGCAAAAATAGGGCGAAAAGACTAAAAAGATAAGCCGCTCCGGTGCCAATTGCGATCAGCGTGAACATGTTCGGGCTGACATTCTTGACCGAAGCCCAGCCTCGCCGGAAGAAAGGAAACCCACCCCAGAGGACAACGGGTGTAGCCAAAATGAACTGTATCCAAATAGAAGTCGTTGGTGAAACTAACTCGTGAAAACCCGGCCACATTTCTGCCATCGCCAATCCGAAAACCGGGAGAGTTAAAACGGCGGAAATCCAGAACCGCCGTTTCATATCGATGTATTCCGGGTCAGGCGCGTCGTCGAGGGTCAGCACCTTAGGCTCAAGCGCCATGCCGCATTTCGGACAGCTTCCCGGACCTATCTGCACTACCTCCGGATGCATCGGACAGGTGTACTCCACGCCAAGGCTTTCGGCCTCGAGCTTTTCTTCTTTTCTTTCCTGAAGAAGGCTCGCCGGATTTTGTTTGAACTTATTCAGGCAGCCTGTCGAGCAGAAATAATAGGTCTCGCCTTCAAAATCATACTTGCCCGCCGAAGTTTCGGGAGCCACCGACATTCCACACACCGGATCGACAAACTCGCCCGCCCGCGCCGCCTTCATATCGCCATGCGTGACGATCTTCCTGCTCTCCCGCCCGATCCCGACAAAACCACTCTCCGGAACGCCCTGCGCTTGAGCGATAAATTTCTGCAAACAGCCTATTGAGCAAAAATAATAGGTTTTGCCCTCATGATTAAAGCTTCCGGCCGCCGTCCCCGAATCGACAGTCATTCCACATATCGGGTCGATGAATTCTTCTTTTGCTGTACTTTGTTTTCCCGTTCCTGTCATGGTTCCACCTCCTTGGTACGCTTCGTTTCCAAGACGTTTAATTTCCGGCACAGCAACTTGCCGTTTCTTTTTCTGTCGGATTTACGAATTGTTGCAGACAGCCTGCCGAGCAGAAGTAATACGTTTCTCCATTCTGGTTAAGGCTGCCGGTCGCGGCTGCGGGCGCGACTTCCATTCCGCATACGGGGTCAATAAATGTTTCGGTTGTAGATGTTTGTTTCTCAGTCATATTCTTATCCGTCCTGTCATCAAATAACGACATGAACTATTCTACAACCTGTCAGCAGGTGTCAGGTCAAGCGCTATTTATCACCCTCGCTTACTGATTCGATCAAATGACAAACCAAATCGCCTGTCGGCATTGAATTCTTCATTTTCGACCAGTCTTTTAGGGCGTTTTCCATCTTCCTTTGAAGTTTCTGCATTTCTTTTATTTTGCGTTGATTCTCCGCGATGCGGCGGACGATGATTTCCCGGACCATCGGACACGGCGTATTCCCTTCTTTCGCCTCGTTCAAAATATCTGCTATCTCGGCGAGCGAGAATCCCAAATTACCGGCGGCTTTTATAAACCTAACTCGCACAGCATCGGACGGCTTGTATACCTTGTAGTTGTTTTGCGAATTGCGAGCGGGTTTCAGCAAACCGATACGTGTGTAGTGTCTGACAGTGTAGAGTGAAACGTTGGATTGTTTAGCCAGTACCGTAGCGGTCATCATTAGATTCAGTTACTCCCCATCCATCGTCGTTAGAGATCTCCTTTTACAAACCTTGAGGACTTCTGTGCTCGCTCATATACCTTTTGGACTCGGAGATGGGGCAGGAGCTGGTGCTCTACGAGGGGCGCTTGAGTGCCAGTGGACTATTCGCCAGTTGCCGTCGCGTTTTTCGAGGATGGCAGTGCCGAGGCCGACACTTTCTATTTTTCGCGTTCCCATGTCGGCGGCGAGAGCGTATTTGAAAGTCGCCCACGCGGTCTTGCCTTCGACCTTGACCTTCATATCGGAAAACGAGTATTTTGTGTTCTTGAATTCTTTCAGTTCGGGGGCGAGATGCGTGTTGCGGTAGTCGTTCCAGCCGTAATTGGCGTGTCCGCTCTCGAACACGGTAACATCCTCCGTGTTAGCCCAGATTTTATCGAGTGCGGCGAGATCGCCTTTTTCGACCGCCACGGCTTCGCGCAGCATCACGTCGGTCACGGCCCTTACCTCATCCGTCTGCGCCAAAGCCTCTGAGAAGCCAAATGCCATAACAACAGCCGAAAGGGCGGCGGTGAAAAATAATCTTTTTGTCATAATGATTCTCCAGTTAAATTCAAAAACTTAATCACTCAAAATTGGCTTGGGCGGAAACGGCCGTGTGCTGCCCGAAGTTGAACCTTCGGCGTCCCAGTCAGCGTTGCCGCCGATTCCGTCTCGCTCGGCGATGACCCGATCCGCGGAATGTTTGCCGAATTTGTAGAAGACGGCGGGCGTGACCAGTTGGTCGAGCAGGGTCGAGGTCAGGATGCCGCCGAGGACGACGACCGCGAGCGGGTGTAGAATTTCTTTGCCCGGAGCGTCGGCGGCGAGGATGAACGGGATTAGCGATAGCCCTGCGGTCAGGGCCGTCATCAGCACCGGAACGAGCCTTTCAAGCGAACCGCGGATGATCATCTTCTCGGTAAATTCCTCGCCTTCTTCTCTCATCAGGTGAAGATAGTGCGAGATCATCATAATTCCGTTTCGCGAAGTGATGCCGACGAGCGAGATAAAGCCGACCATCGTCGCGATCGAAAACACTCCGCCCGAAAGATGCAGTGCCCAAACCGCGCCGATCAATGCGAGCGGAATGTTAATCATCACCTGCAGAGCTACACGCCAATCACCGAGAGCCTTGATAAGCAGAAAGAAGATTGCGATTAGCGAAAAAATAGTAAGCAGCGAAAGCGTTCGTGTCGCTTCCTGAGTCGCCTGAAATTGCCCACCGTACTCGATAAAGTAGCCCTGCGGGAGCGTGACCTGACTCGCCACGCGGCTTTGAACATCGGCGACAACCGAACCCAGATCGCGTCCTGCGACATTCGCCCCGATCACGATACGGCGTTTTGTGTCTTCGCGAAGGATCTGGTTCGGGCCGGGGATGCTCTCGATCGACGCGACCGCAGAGATCGGGATCTGTGTTCCGTTCGGAGCGTCGACCGTCACATTTCTTAGGGCGTCGAGACTGTTACGCGACGCTTCGTCAAACCGGACGACGACATCGTAACGTCGCGCTCCTTCGATGGCTTGCGAGACGGTGCGCCCGTTGAGTGCGGTCTCCAACGTTTGCGTAACTTCGCCAGGCTGCAGCCCATATTGCGCGGCTTTAGAACGGTCTACATTAAATCGAATTTGCGGGATCAGAACCTGTCGCTCGATCGAAACGTCCGTCCCACCTTCAACAGTCTGGATCGTATTGCGAATTTCTTCCGCTTTGGATCGCAATGTCGCTAGGTCATCGCCAAATAGCTTGATGGCGATCTGCGCTCTGACGCCCGACTGTAAATGGTCAAGACGATGTGAGATCGGCTGCCCGACATTCGTCGTTACGCCCGGCACAACCGCTAGCGTTTCCCGAATCGCGGCAAGAATTTCTTCGCGGGAGCGGTCCGATTTCCGAAGATCAACGTCGATCTCGGTGTAGTGAACGCCCTCGGCATGTTCGTCGAGCTCGGCTCGCCCGGTTCGTCTGCCGGTGGAAATTACCTCGGGCACCTCAAGCAGAAGCTTCTCTGAGATCTGCCCGATGCGACTTGATTCCGCCAGCGACGTTCCGGGCTGGGCCTGAACGTTAACGGTCAGCGTACCTTCATTAAACTCGGGTAGGAACGACGTGCCGACAAACGGCAGAGTCGCCATAGTTGCGACAAAGATTAAAGCCGCGCCAAGTATGACCTTAAAAGGATGCCGAAGGGTCCAATGCAATAGACGTGAATCGAGCGCCTTTAGGCGGCGTACGACAAAGCTGTCTCCGTGCTCTCCGTCGTCGCGGAAACGGGCGGCGATCTTGGAGAAGAATGACGGCTCTTCGGTTTCATCGTCAGAGGCGTCTATTCGTCTCTGCTTCTTCTCATCCTTCCGCCTGAACATCTGCGGCAAAAGGTAAGAGGCGAGAACGGGAGTAACCGTCAGACTCACGAATAAAGATGCTACGAGCGCCGTAATGTACGCCAGGCCAAGCGGAGCAAGCAATCTACCCTCGACACCCGACAGGGCGAAAAGCGGGATGAAGACGAGAGCAACGATAACAGTGGCGTAGATGATCGATGACCGAACTTCAAGAGATGCTCTATAAACAACCTCAAGCGAGTGACGAGGATTCTCAAGCAGACGATTCTCGCGCAGGCGACGAAAAATGTTTTCGATATCAACTATCGCGTCGTCCACGAGTTCGCCGATCGCGACCGCCAAGCCGCCGAGCGTCATCGTATTCACGCTGATGCCGAAAGCATAAAGAATTAGAAAAGTTACAATAAAGGAAAGCGGGATCGCCGTGAGCGTTATGAACGTCGTCCGAAAGTTGAGTAAGAACAAGAACAACACGATCGCGACCAGGATCGCTCCGTCACGCAGTGCTTCGGCAACGTTGCCGATCGATGCTTCGATAAAGTTTGCCTGCCGAAATAGTTCTGGGTTAATCTCGACATCCGGCGGCAGCGTTTTTTGCAGCTCCGCGACAGCCTCGTCAACCTGTTTGGTCAGGTCAAGCGTACTTGCTCCCGGCTGTTTCTGAACGGACACGATGACGGCCGGCTTGCCGTTCGTTCCTGCCTCGCCGCGCTTGATCTTCGCCCCGAACTCAACTGTTGCTACGTCGCCGAGTCGGATCGGAGTATTATTTCGATAAGCGACTACTGTTTGTTTAAGTTCGTCGATCGAATAAATCCGGCCGAGATTGCGGACGAGATATTCCTGCGACTGCGCATCTACAAAACCGCCGGTGGAATTGATGTTCGATTTTTCGAGTGCCGTTGAAACGTCTTCGATCGTAACTCCGAATTGCCGTAGCTTTTCGGGTGAAACGAGTGCCTGATACTGTTTCACTCCACCGCCGATGGGAATTACCTGCGAGACCCCGGTGATCGTCAGTAGCCGGGGTCTGATTGTCCAATCGGCTAGGGTCCTCAATTCTAACGGGTCGGTCGCTCCATCCTTGCTCGATACGGCAATAAGCATGATCTCGCCCATGATCGAGGAGATCGGCGCGAGAAACGGCGAGACGCCCTGCGGCAGTTGTTCGCGCGCTGCGATTATCTTTTCCGAAACGAGTTGCCGGTTCCGATAAACGTCCGTGCCCCATTCAAACTCCACGTAAACGATCGATAACCCAACGCCGCTTACCGAGCGAACACGTGAGACACCGGGAACACCGTTCATCACGGTTTCGATCGGAAAGGAAACCTGAGTCTCGACCTCTTCGGGAGCCAGTCCGTTCGCTTCCGTCAGAATCGTGATAGTAGGTTTGTTTAGGTCAGGAAATACATCGACCGGAAGGTTGAACGCAATATAGCTTCCCCATACAAGCAAGAGGGAAGCGATCGCGACGACGATCAGCCGGTTGGTTAACGACCATTTGATGATTCCGTTGAGCATTTATGTTCTCTATCCACCGCCTATATTTCGGGATCGCCGCCATCTTTCAGCGCCACAACCGCACGCCCATTACGAATCGAATTTGGCTGGGATTGCCGCCATCCTGCCTGATGAGATCGGCAGTGCTGAAAAAACTACGCTCATAAGAAATGCCAATGTATGGTGCGAATTCGCGTCGGATTGCGTAGCGCAGACGCAGTCCCAACCCGATGTTATTTAAACCTCTGCCCGTTTTGAAACGCTCGACTTCCTGAATTGACAGTTCGGTTTCAAAGCGCGGCTGAAGAACCAATCTCTGCGTCATTAGATAATCTCTCGATGCGGTAAAACGCCCCGAAACATTGCCTTTTGGGTCAAGAAAAGCCAATGCTTCGATTTCATATTTATACGGGCGAAGTCCTTGAATGCCGACGACTCCCTGTACACGCGTCGCGTTCTTGCCGCGAAAAGTGTTTGTCTGGACTCGCCCGCCGATTTGAAAATCGTAATATGTTTTGACAAAGCGACCGTAAAGTATTTGAAGATCTATCTTGTAGTCTTTTTCGATGGTGCTAATTTCGCCTTCGCTTTTCAACCAGATGCGGTTGAAGTCACCACCGTACCAGGCCAGAGTATCCCAACGCACATTGCTGTCGCCACGCTTTGGACTAAATTCGAGGAGGTCGACGAGAATGTAGCTATGCGGGAGTTCGTCCTCAACTGGCTTTCCCCAACTTTTCGGTGGCGGATACTGCGGAATCGGCGATTTATTCGCTTCGTCTTTATCCGGAACAATCGGGGTTGGCGACGGTACTTTCATCGGCATATTCATATCCATCGGCATGTCCATCTTTTTCGGCGACGGAGTTGGAGTTGGAGTCGGCATTTCCATATCCATCTTAGTCGGTGTCGGACTTGCCATTGGTGTCGGAGTTTGCCCGGAAACGAATACCGCTCCTGATGTAAAAATAAGAGCCGTCAGAAAACCAATTTGATTTAGGATTTTCATATTGCTTTCTCCTCCGGCGGCAGTTCATCAGATACGACGACGACACGAAACATCCCCGCCTCCATATGCATGATCAGATGGCAGTGAAAAGCCCATGGTCCGCGTTCGTCGGGCGTGACGGCGACCGAAACGCGCTCGGCGGGCTTGACGATGACCGTGTGCTTTCGCGGCAGATAATCGCCCATTCCGTTCTCAAGGTGCATCCACATTCCGTGCAGATGAAACGTATGCTCCATCATCGTGTCGTTAACAAACGTCCAACGCAGACGCTCGCCGTATTTAAAGCGCACAGGTTCGGCCGCCGAAAACTTTTTGCCGTCGAATGACCACATAAAGCGTTCCATGTGTCCGGTCGCGTGGAGTTCGAGCTCCCGCTGGGGCTCACGCGTATCATAAAATTTTTCAAGGGCTTTGAGATCGGTATAGACCAAAACTTTTCGTCCGTCGCCGCCGAGTCCGATTCCCGGTTTATCAAGCTGGCTGACAGTAGTTTCGGGTGAGATCTGATTCCCGATGCCGTGTTTATCCGGGCCATGTTTGACAGGCATGCTACCCGGAATTGGCGATGCCGACATCTTGCCCATGTCCATGCCCGGCATATTCATATGATCGGTTTTCGGCATTTCCATTTTGTCCATCTGGGGGGCCGCCGGTTTCGATTCGGGCATTTGCATCTTTTTGCCCGTAGACATATCCATCTTGTCCATCGACATTGGCATGCCGCCTGCTTTGGCATTCTCGCCCATCTCGACCTTCATCATCGCCGGGTCCATGCCTTCCATGCTCATCCCCATATTCTGCATCGTTCGCAGCGGTCGTGGACGGCGGTCGGGAATTTCAGCACTCATTCCCGGTCGAGGGGCAAGCGTGCCGCGGACAAATCCGCTGCGATCGAGAACTTCGGAAAAAATCGTGTAGGCCCGATTTTCGGTCGGCGTTACGATCACATCGTAGGTTTCCGCCGGACCAAATCTAAATTCGTCGACCTCGACGGGCTGTACATTTTGGCCATCGGCCTGAACTACGGTCATCTTTAGACCCGGGATCCGAATATCATGAAAGGTCATCGCACCGACATTGATAAATCTCAAACGAATACGCTCACCGGGCGTAAATATTCCGGTCCAGTTCGATTCAGTGGTCCGTCCGTTCATCAAATATGTGTAAACGGAGCCCGTCGCGTCGGCAAAATCTGTCGGGTCCATCCGCATTTGGGCCCACATCGTGTAATTTTGCCACGTGGGCTTCAAACCGTATTCCTTTGCATTGGACAAGAACTCCCGCATCGTGCGGCGCTGCATGTTAAAGTAGCCGGATTGTTTTTTTAACTTGCCGATCATGCCCATTTCGGACATAAAGCTCCAGTCCGAAAGGACTACGACATACTCGCGGTCAAACTTGACCGGATCGGTGCCCGCCGGATCGATTATCAACGGAGCATATACGCCCGCCTGCTCCTGACCGGGTGAATGGCTGTGATACCAATAAGTCCCACTTTGCTTGACCCGAAACTTGTAGACGAAAGTTTCTCCCGGTTCGATACCGGCAAAGCTGACACCGGGAACACCGTCCATCGCCGGCGGAACCAGAAGGCCGTGCCAGTGAATCGATGACGTTTCCTTCAAACGGTTTGTAACATTGAGCGTAACGTCCTGGCCTTCCTTCAAGCGAATGATGGGTCCCGGCAAAGTGCCATTGATTGTCTTCGCCGTTCCCTTTTTATTGCCGATCATCACAGGTGTTTCCGAGATGGTCAGATTTATCACCTCGCCGCTCAATTCCTCACCGATTTGTGCGGCGTTTTCCGTTTCTAACCCCGTCCGTGCATAAGCCGGAACGATTTGTTCCAAAGCCGCCAACGCTCCGATTGAACCGATGCCCTGCAAAAACGTGCGCCGGTTAAAAAATATTGATTCCATATTTCCCCTTGTTTCAACCTATAAATACTGTGCTGTTTTTAGCTTTTTTTACGTGACATTTCTTTTATTCGCCACGCGGAGCGCGTAAATTGCTGGCAGCACGAATAAGCCTTCGACAACCAGCGACAAGATGCCCAGTGGCTCAAGCCAATCGTCAATCGGCAACCCGGGCATCCCGACGGTCCGGCTGACGACATAAGCGAAAATCGCGCCGCCCGCGATCAACAAACCCAAAATCCAGCCCCAAGCCGCGCCGCGCAAGATTCCATACGCCGCCACAAACACGCCGATACCGTTTAGTGCGAACAAAATGCCTTTGTAAGTCGCTTCTCCGAACGCATCGGGAGCGTCATAAAAATGAATTATTCCCGTTACCAGGATCAAACCGATCCCAAACCATTTCAAGCTTTTGCCGCTCATTTAGATTTGTCCCTTAATTTCAATCTAATCTCTATTTGGTATTGTTTATTTTCTAATCGATCCAATCTGCGAAGTTACCGCAAATTGATCGACTTATCGCTTGTTTTCAAGATCCTTGATCAACATTTTCATTTCATCGATCTCCCGACGCTGAGCTTCTATAATTTCGTCGGCGAGTTTGCGAACACGCGGATCGGTAATGTTGGCCCGCGAGCTCGTCAAAATGGCGATCGAGTGGTGAGGTATCATAGCTTTCATCCATGAAACGTCTTCGATCGTTTCCTGGCTCCGAACCAGCCAGAGAGATAATCCAAAGAGGACAGCGCTCCCCACCAAAATGCCCGCGTTGATATGCCAATTCGAATACATCTTGAGCATAAACAGCAACATAATAATCGCCATTACCGCCCCCATGTAGAGAGCCATATATGCTCTGGTCTCACTAAAAAAGACATGGTCCATTTGGTAGGTATTCAGGTACATTAAACCAAACATCACGATTGTTGACGTCGCGATCATAGCCGCGAACTTTGCATAACCACTTTTCATTTCCGTTCCTCCCTTGGTTTTCCAAATCAATCAACTCATCGAAGCGATAATGTTTTTGGCGGGTGGCCGCTGTCCGGGCCGCCGCGCTCGAAACTGTTAGTCGGTAATGACAATGCTGCCCTTGTGCATCCCCATCCCACAGCTAAAATTGATCGAGCCTGCCTCGGTCGGCATGATGCTGACAATGACGTCTTTGCCAACGGGCAGATTTTTTCGAATTTTCTGTTTTGGAAAAACCACAACGCTGCCGCAATTACTTTTGTCGGCCCGGTTGAATACGAGATTTAGCTTGTGACCCGCTTCGGCTTCAATCGACGACGGTGAAAAACCGTTCTTGTCGATCTTGATCTTCACGGTTCGCGTGTGAGCCTCGACGACATCCGTCTGTAAGAAAAACGCGCCGCCGGCGACGATCATAATTGCGATTGCTGCTATAAATAATTTAAGTTTGTTCATTTAAGATCTCCTTTTTTCTAATAACTAAATCTAGTTTTCGGTGACGACCACTTTGCCGCTCAGCATATCCATGCCGCAGGCGAAGGCGATC
This sequence is a window from Acidobacteriota bacterium. Protein-coding genes within it:
- a CDS encoding copper resistance protein B, encoding MKILNQIGFLTALIFTSGAVFVSGQTPTPMASPTPTKMDMEMPTPTPTPSPKKMDMPMDMNMPMKVPSPTPIVPDKDEANKSPIPQYPPPKSWGKPVEDELPHSYILVDLLEFSPKRGDSNVRWDTLAWYGGDFNRIWLKSEGEISTIEKDYKIDLQILYGRFVKTYYDFQIGGRVQTNTFRGKNATRVQGVVGIQGLRPYKYEIEALAFLDPKGNVSGRFTASRDYLMTQRLVLQPRFETELSIQEVERFKTGRGLNNIGLGLRLRYAIRREFAPYIGISYERSFFSTADLIRQDGGNPSQIRFVMGVRLWR
- a CDS encoding copper resistance system multicopper oxidase; translation: MESIFFNRRTFLQGIGSIGALAALEQIVPAYARTGLETENAAQIGEELSGEVINLTISETPVMIGNKKGTAKTINGTLPGPIIRLKEGQDVTLNVTNRLKETSSIHWHGLLVPPAMDGVPGVSFAGIEPGETFVYKFRVKQSGTYWYHSHSPGQEQAGVYAPLIIDPAGTDPVKFDREYVVVLSDWSFMSEMGMIGKLKKQSGYFNMQRRTMREFLSNAKEYGLKPTWQNYTMWAQMRMDPTDFADATGSVYTYLMNGRTTESNWTGIFTPGERIRLRFINVGAMTFHDIRIPGLKMTVVQADGQNVQPVEVDEFRFGPAETYDVIVTPTENRAYTIFSEVLDRSGFVRGTLAPRPGMSAEIPDRRPRPLRTMQNMGMSMEGMDPAMMKVEMGENAKAGGMPMSMDKMDMSTGKKMQMPESKPAAPQMDKMEMPKTDHMNMPGMDMGKMSASPIPGSMPVKHGPDKHGIGNQISPETTVSQLDKPGIGLGGDGRKVLVYTDLKALEKFYDTREPQRELELHATGHMERFMWSFDGKKFSAAEPVRFKYGERLRWTFVNDTMMEHTFHLHGMWMHLENGMGDYLPRKHTVIVKPAERVSVAVTPDERGPWAFHCHLIMHMEAGMFRVVVVSDELPPEEKAI
- a CDS encoding efflux RND transporter permease subunit, which translates into the protein MLNGIIKWSLTNRLIVVAIASLLLVWGSYIAFNLPVDVFPDLNKPTITILTEANGLAPEEVETQVSFPIETVMNGVPGVSRVRSVSGVGLSIVYVEFEWGTDVYRNRQLVSEKIIAAREQLPQGVSPFLAPISSIMGEIMLIAVSSKDGATDPLELRTLADWTIRPRLLTITGVSQVIPIGGGVKQYQALVSPEKLRQFGVTIEDVSTALEKSNINSTGGFVDAQSQEYLVRNLGRIYSIDELKQTVVAYRNNTPIRLGDVATVEFGAKIKRGEAGTNGKPAVIVSVQKQPGASTLDLTKQVDEAVAELQKTLPPDVEINPELFRQANFIEASIGNVAEALRDGAILVAIVLFLFLLNFRTTFITLTAIPLSFIVTFLILYAFGISVNTMTLGGLAVAIGELVDDAIVDIENIFRRLRENRLLENPRHSLEVVYRASLEVRSSIIYATVIVALVFIPLFALSGVEGRLLAPLGLAYITALVASLFVSLTVTPVLASYLLPQMFRRKDEKKQRRIDASDDETEEPSFFSKIAARFRDDGEHGDSFVVRRLKALDSRLLHWTLRHPFKVILGAALIFVATMATLPFVGTSFLPEFNEGTLTVNVQAQPGTSLAESSRIGQISEKLLLEVPEVISTGRRTGRAELDEHAEGVHYTEIDVDLRKSDRSREEILAAIRETLAVVPGVTTNVGQPISHRLDHLQSGVRAQIAIKLFGDDLATLRSKAEEIRNTIQTVEGGTDVSIERQVLIPQIRFNVDRSKAAQYGLQPGEVTQTLETALNGRTVSQAIEGARRYDVVVRFDEASRNSLDALRNVTVDAPNGTQIPISAVASIESIPGPNQILREDTKRRIVIGANVAGRDLGSVVADVQSRVASQVTLPQGYFIEYGGQFQATQEATRTLSLLTIFSLIAIFFLLIKALGDWRVALQVMINIPLALIGAVWALHLSGGVFSIATMVGFISLVGITSRNGIMMISHYLHLMREEGEEFTEKMIIRGSLERLVPVLMTALTAGLSLIPFILAADAPGKEILHPLAVVVLGGILTSTLLDQLVTPAVFYKFGKHSADRVIAERDGIGGNADWDAEGSTSGSTRPFPPKPILSD